In a single window of the Silvimonas iriomotensis genome:
- the gorA gene encoding glutathione-disulfide reductase codes for MQHPDVDLFVIGGGSGGVRAARIAASHGAKVAIAESANFGGTCVNRGCVPKKLMVCASRFPDQFKASRGYGWSPAESVFSWHDLITHKDTEISRLEGIYRTNLEKSSVAIHADHAEIIDAHTIELGRSGQRMTAATILIATGGHPTRPDFPGNELAITSDEAFHLPELPERVLIVGGGYIAVEFAGIFAGLGSEVTQVIRGDHLLRGFDVEVAELLAEHQTRRGIKLVRGQSLQRVMQIADGLRATLSDGLTLDVDTVMLCTGRAPNTRGLGLASVDVKTNEHGAILVDHHGRTSVPSIYAIGDVTDRLNLTPVAIREGQAFADRHYGGLTVPDFDYEMVPTAVFSTPEIGTVGLPEHIARQRYPQLKVLKTRFRAMTQLFGGLEDQVFVKVLIDGPTDKVVGLHLLGENTAEMAQLISVALTANATWADFRHTVALHPTVAEEIVTLKG; via the coding sequence ATGCAACACCCTGATGTGGATCTGTTTGTAATTGGTGGGGGTTCCGGCGGTGTGCGTGCCGCACGGATTGCCGCCAGTCATGGCGCCAAAGTGGCGATCGCCGAAAGCGCCAACTTTGGCGGCACCTGCGTCAACCGGGGTTGCGTGCCCAAAAAGCTGATGGTGTGCGCCAGCCGGTTTCCGGATCAGTTCAAGGCCAGCCGGGGTTATGGCTGGTCGCCGGCGGAGTCCGTTTTCAGCTGGCATGATCTGATCACCCACAAAGACACCGAAATCAGCCGACTGGAGGGCATATACCGGACCAACCTGGAAAAATCCAGCGTTGCCATTCATGCCGATCACGCCGAGATCATCGACGCCCACACCATTGAACTGGGCCGCAGCGGCCAGCGCATGACCGCCGCCACCATCCTGATTGCCACTGGCGGCCACCCTACCCGGCCGGATTTTCCGGGCAATGAACTGGCGATCACCTCTGATGAAGCCTTCCACCTGCCAGAACTGCCCGAGCGCGTGCTGATTGTTGGCGGCGGCTATATCGCGGTGGAATTTGCCGGCATCTTTGCCGGACTGGGCAGCGAGGTCACGCAGGTGATCCGTGGCGATCATCTTTTGCGCGGGTTTGATGTGGAGGTTGCCGAATTGCTGGCCGAGCACCAGACCCGGCGCGGCATCAAGCTGGTCCGCGGGCAAAGCCTGCAGCGCGTGATGCAGATTGCCGACGGCCTGCGCGCCACCCTGAGCGACGGCCTGACGCTGGATGTCGACACCGTCATGCTGTGCACTGGTCGCGCGCCCAATACGCGTGGTTTGGGGCTGGCCAGTGTGGATGTCAAAACCAATGAACACGGCGCGATTCTGGTCGACCACCATGGCCGCACCAGCGTACCGTCCATTTATGCCATTGGCGACGTGACCGACCGGCTCAACCTCACCCCGGTGGCCATCCGCGAAGGCCAGGCCTTTGCCGACCGCCACTATGGCGGCCTGACCGTGCCGGATTTCGATTATGAAATGGTCCCGACCGCAGTGTTCTCCACGCCGGAGATCGGCACTGTGGGCCTGCCTGAACACATTGCCCGCCAGCGTTACCCGCAGCTGAAAGTGCTCAAGACCCGGTTCCGCGCGATGACGCAATTGTTTGGCGGCCTGGAAGACCAGGTGTTTGTCAAAGTGCTGATTGATGGCCCGACTGACAAAGTGGTGGGTTTGCACCTGCTGGGCGAGAACACCGCAGAAATGGCGCAACTGATTAGCGTGGCGCTGACGGCCAATGCCACCTGGGCCGACTTCAGGCATACCGTGGCGCTGCACCCGACAGTAGCTGAAGAAATTGTGACCTTGAAGGGCTGA
- a CDS encoding TMEM175 family protein, with amino-acid sequence MGKNRLEAFSDGVLAIIITIMVLELKVPHGGELSALLEMWPVLVAYILSFIYVGIYWNNHHNLFHAATSVSGGVLWANLHLLFWLSLIPVTTAWLGEHPSLAWPAALYGIVLLGSAFAYYLLTCALIARHGKQSKLARSLGRDFKGRVSIVLYAAGVGSAFIHSALACAFYAGVAALWLVPDRRFEPAHAAEE; translated from the coding sequence ATGGGCAAGAACAGACTGGAAGCATTCAGCGATGGCGTGCTGGCCATCATCATTACCATCATGGTGCTGGAACTGAAGGTGCCCCACGGGGGCGAGTTGTCTGCCCTGCTGGAGATGTGGCCCGTGCTGGTGGCGTACATCCTGAGCTTTATTTATGTCGGCATTTACTGGAACAACCACCATAACCTGTTCCATGCCGCGACCTCGGTCAGCGGCGGCGTGCTGTGGGCCAATCTGCATTTGCTGTTCTGGTTGTCGCTGATTCCGGTCACCACCGCCTGGCTGGGCGAGCACCCCAGTCTGGCGTGGCCGGCCGCTTTGTATGGCATCGTGTTGCTGGGGTCGGCATTTGCCTATTACCTGCTGACTTGCGCGCTGATTGCCCGCCACGGCAAGCAGTCAAAACTGGCCCGCTCGCTGGGGCGTGATTTCAAGGGTCGCGTTTCGATCGTGTTGTATGCCGCAGGTGTGGGCAGTGCCTTTATCCACAGCGCATTGGCCTGCGCCTTTTATGCCGGCGTGGCCGCGTTGTGGCTGGTGCCCGATCGCCGCTTTGAACCCGCGCATGCCGCAGAAGAATAA
- a CDS encoding GNAT family N-acetyltransferase: MTHIERHSDPRAFANDLGAWLGDNYAIHNQLYNAVLRTTVALMVAHERRLYLVKRGTATVGACMSIGPAPRFSLMITDLDAAACAALAAELAHEGITPTDIVGPAPDARRLAGLYAQDHRIEVHTALGNFQLQRQPVTTGAAGQLRPATAADRAWLLRHWIDFAHEAHIPEPDELVAERIAAQLESAVQTLWIWQVDGVDAAFCAGSYQPPLSRIGPVYTLPAHRGRGYAGAMVAAVSEVALGRGIKDLFLSTDLANPTSNAVYKRIGYVQIGEHLHLRLLADTATVQA, from the coding sequence ATGACGCATATCGAACGCCATTCCGACCCCCGTGCATTTGCCAATGATCTTGGCGCATGGCTGGGCGACAACTACGCCATTCACAACCAGCTGTATAACGCGGTACTGCGCACCACTGTGGCATTGATGGTGGCGCATGAGCGGCGGCTCTATCTGGTCAAGCGCGGTACGGCCACGGTGGGTGCCTGCATGAGTATTGGCCCCGCGCCGCGGTTCTCGCTGATGATCACCGATCTGGATGCCGCAGCCTGTGCCGCGCTGGCGGCTGAACTGGCGCACGAAGGCATCACCCCCACTGATATCGTCGGCCCGGCGCCGGATGCGCGCCGACTGGCCGGGCTGTACGCCCAGGACCATCGCATTGAAGTGCATACCGCGCTGGGGAATTTCCAGTTGCAGCGTCAGCCTGTTACCACCGGTGCAGCAGGGCAGTTGCGCCCGGCCACCGCGGCAGATCGCGCCTGGCTGCTGCGGCACTGGATTGATTTTGCGCATGAAGCGCATATCCCGGAGCCGGATGAACTCGTGGCGGAGCGCATTGCAGCGCAACTGGAGTCCGCCGTGCAAACGTTGTGGATCTGGCAGGTTGATGGCGTGGATGCCGCCTTTTGCGCCGGATCGTACCAGCCGCCGTTGTCACGCATTGGCCCGGTGTACACCTTGCCGGCCCACCGCGGACGTGGTTATGCCGGCGCCATGGTCGCTGCGGTCTCTGAGGTAGCGCTGGGGCGCGGCATCAAAGACCTGTTTCTGTCGACTGATCTGGCCAACCCGACCAGCAACGCCGTGTACAAGCGCATTGGCTATGTGCAGATTGGCGAACATCTGCATTTGCGCTTGCTGGCAGACACCGCCACGGTCCAGGCCTGA
- a CDS encoding pilus assembly FimT family protein: MSTRASRGFTMVELLISLVVLTILLFMGVPLTMQWVRSSNQQAGQTLFVKGMAMAKSRTLRNSAGAQQNEPAAFLLLSGGNVVCVQEASYSTAASATNVPRTPGNSFSCSGSVWTGTLPSGTTGLLNNAATQCVALNNAGLPVSTTLGGTSCGTAASYQVSGMSSALTLN, from the coding sequence ATGTCGACGCGAGCATCGCGCGGGTTCACCATGGTCGAATTGCTGATCAGCCTTGTGGTGCTGACCATCCTGCTGTTCATGGGGGTGCCTTTGACCATGCAGTGGGTGCGCTCATCCAACCAGCAGGCCGGGCAGACGTTGTTTGTCAAAGGCATGGCCATGGCCAAGTCGCGCACGTTGCGCAATAGCGCCGGCGCGCAGCAGAACGAGCCCGCGGCCTTTCTGTTGTTGAGCGGCGGTAATGTCGTTTGCGTGCAGGAAGCCAGTTATTCAACGGCGGCCAGTGCCACTAATGTGCCGCGCACGCCAGGCAACAGTTTTAGCTGTAGCGGATCGGTGTGGACCGGCACTTTGCCGTCCGGCACCACCGGCCTGCTCAATAACGCGGCGACGCAGTGTGTCGCGCTCAACAACGCGGGTTTGCCGGTGAGCACCACGCTGGGTGGCACCAGTTGTGGCACCGCCGCCAGCTATCAGGTTTCGGGGATGTCCAGTGCGCTCACGCTCAATTGA
- a CDS encoding GNAT family N-acetyltransferase — translation MATLVPLQTRRLNRHHAADVAALQAILEAAPGYALLVQGQLPQREAAAEDLAALPPGIGHDDKFVWLLLHGDQAVGAIDLIRGYPQPDCAWLGLLLLIESHQRQGLGAAALALVLAEAHRWGCTEMRLGVVACNVVALRFWQQHGFAEIERKQVDGYTDEVIVMRRVL, via the coding sequence ATGGCGACGCTTGTACCATTGCAGACGCGGCGGCTGAACCGGCATCACGCTGCGGATGTCGCCGCCTTGCAGGCCATACTGGAGGCCGCCCCCGGCTACGCCTTGCTGGTGCAAGGGCAATTGCCGCAAAGAGAGGCCGCAGCAGAAGATCTGGCAGCGCTGCCGCCCGGTATCGGGCATGACGACAAGTTTGTCTGGTTGTTGCTGCACGGTGATCAAGCCGTAGGCGCGATTGATCTGATCCGCGGCTATCCGCAGCCGGACTGTGCCTGGCTGGGGCTCTTGTTGCTGATCGAAAGCCACCAGCGGCAAGGACTGGGCGCGGCGGCCCTGGCGCTGGTACTGGCTGAGGCCCACCGCTGGGGCTGTACCGAGATGCGGCTGGGCGTGGTGGCCTGCAATGTCGTTGCGCTGCGGTTCTGGCAGCAACATGGCTTTGCCGAAATTGAACGCAAGCAGGTGGACGGTTACACCGACGAGGTGATCGTCATGCGCCGCGTTTTGTAG
- a CDS encoding PilW family protein: MKTGPYTAQRGWTLTSLMVGMVVSMLVIIAMLSLYRIGARMTFDPVNGMQPVASQDRQATTGLLTAQNQLQSAGFGISGASKTSDFVIVNTASGVSSAQTLPSSGEVSGTAVYWDSNTTPTGTATWVCQGLISQASSTTPVTWSLSLVQASSSCNPVATKWNTTTWSSTTVLASGLPAAVTFTASASAGACWPFGAEVNTASIPLAAGSVVSALASTQSASAGLSVQMKWSTSTGNNNWSSCLSNFTQ, translated from the coding sequence ATGAAAACGGGGCCCTATACCGCACAGCGTGGCTGGACCCTGACCAGTCTGATGGTGGGCATGGTGGTGTCGATGCTGGTGATCATCGCCATGCTGTCGCTGTACCGGATCGGGGCGCGCATGACGTTCGATCCGGTCAACGGTATGCAGCCGGTGGCCTCGCAAGACCGTCAGGCCACAACCGGTTTGCTGACTGCGCAAAACCAGCTACAAAGCGCCGGCTTTGGCATTAGCGGTGCCAGCAAGACCAGCGACTTTGTCATCGTCAACACGGCCAGCGGCGTCAGTTCTGCCCAGACCCTGCCCAGCAGTGGCGAGGTCTCTGGCACGGCGGTGTACTGGGACAGCAACACCACGCCAACCGGCACGGCGACCTGGGTTTGCCAGGGCCTGATCAGCCAGGCTTCATCCACGACGCCTGTGACCTGGAGCCTGTCATTGGTCCAGGCCAGTTCCAGTTGCAACCCGGTGGCCACCAAGTGGAACACCACCACCTGGAGCAGCACCACGGTGCTGGCCAGCGGCTTGCCGGCAGCTGTCACCTTTACCGCCAGTGCCAGCGCTGGCGCGTGCTGGCCGTTTGGCGCAGAGGTCAATACCGCCAGCATTCCGCTGGCTGCGGGCTCTGTGGTGTCGGCGCTGGCCAGTACCCAGTCTGCCAGTGCCGGTTTGTCCGTGCAGATGAAATGGTCTACCAGTACCGGCAACAACAACTGGTCCAGCTGTCTTTCCAATTTCACCCAATGA
- a CDS encoding PulJ/GspJ family protein produces MRSRSIDRPWRQRGATLFEGLIAMLLVAIVGVGLTYILSRSALSQTTLNVQNTVINQVRTQLMQSGGGMRGLCGVTSPTPIPVTLSASAVSVSTSFSCSVIQGSVTVGSSTQPVFIPSLNTATTDNAGLLGGSLTLGNGS; encoded by the coding sequence GTGCGCTCACGCTCAATTGACCGGCCCTGGCGGCAACGCGGTGCCACGCTGTTTGAAGGGCTGATCGCCATGTTGCTGGTGGCCATTGTCGGCGTGGGGCTGACGTATATCCTGTCGCGCTCCGCCTTGAGCCAGACCACGCTGAACGTGCAGAACACGGTGATCAATCAGGTCAGAACCCAGCTGATGCAAAGCGGCGGCGGCATGCGCGGTCTGTGCGGCGTGACCAGCCCCACCCCCATTCCGGTCACGCTCAGTGCCTCTGCGGTGAGTGTCAGTACCAGTTTCAGTTGCAGCGTGATTCAAGGTTCGGTCACGGTCGGCAGCAGCACCCAGCCGGTCTTCATCCCCAGCCTGAATACCGCCACCACCGATAACGCCGGTTTGCTGGGTGGATCGCTGACGCTGGGGAATGGCTCATGA
- a CDS encoding PTS sugar transporter subunit IIA, with protein MSSLADLCPPSSILLDVPARTVDDLFEHAACFAEHHYALPAALVLHKLQDRERLGSTALGRGVAIPHARIDGLDHPVMIYLRPTLPLDADTPDGKGLSEFLFLLMPAKACQQHLQALADVAAALHLRDFRQALRDARSATAVHRVLATAPVHVSLQRHGLLENAS; from the coding sequence ATGTCCTCACTGGCTGATCTGTGCCCGCCCTCCAGCATCTTGCTGGATGTTCCGGCCCGCACGGTAGACGATTTGTTTGAACACGCGGCCTGCTTTGCCGAACATCACTACGCCCTGCCGGCAGCCCTTGTACTGCACAAACTGCAAGACCGGGAGCGCCTTGGCAGCACGGCACTGGGCCGCGGCGTGGCCATTCCGCATGCCCGTATCGACGGGCTGGATCACCCGGTCATGATTTACCTGCGCCCCACCTTGCCGCTGGATGCCGACACCCCGGACGGCAAAGGGCTGAGCGAATTCCTGTTTTTGCTGATGCCGGCCAAAGCGTGCCAGCAACATCTGCAAGCGCTGGCCGATGTCGCCGCCGCCTTGCATCTGCGCGATTTTCGCCAGGCCCTGCGCGATGCGCGCTCTGCCACGGCGGTGCACCGGGTGCTGGCCACGGCGCCGGTTCATGTGTCCCTGCAGCGCCACGGTTTGCTGGAGAACGCATCATGA
- the ahr gene encoding NADPH-dependent aldehyde reductase Ahr, with protein sequence MASDNTFHGWAAPAAGQPLQPLDFDAGELGDEEVEVEVDYCGICHSDLSMIDNDWGMTTYPFVPGHEAVGRIVRMGSQVKGLQTGQRVGVGWNRGSCMHCHSCIGGNQHLCNDVEPTIVGRHGAFADRIRAHWAWAIALPEGVDPAAAGPLFCGGITVFAPLVLHNVKPTSRVGVIGIGGLGHMAIRFMSAWGCEVTAFTSSARKHDEARQLGAHRVVVSTDPAELKAAAGSLDFLLVTANVNLDWDAIIGTLGPQGRLHFVGAVPAPVPLTVFTLLLKQMDVSGSPTGSPAVIADMLAFCARHGIVPMVEHYPVAKINDAMQHLRDGKARYRVVLDM encoded by the coding sequence ATGGCAAGCGACAACACATTTCACGGCTGGGCCGCCCCGGCCGCAGGCCAACCGTTGCAACCGCTGGACTTTGACGCCGGGGAGCTGGGCGACGAAGAAGTCGAGGTCGAAGTTGACTACTGCGGCATCTGTCACTCTGATCTGTCGATGATCGATAACGATTGGGGCATGACCACCTATCCGTTTGTGCCGGGCCATGAAGCGGTGGGCCGCATTGTCCGTATGGGCAGTCAGGTCAAGGGCTTGCAGACAGGCCAGCGTGTTGGCGTGGGCTGGAACCGTGGTAGCTGCATGCATTGCCACTCTTGCATCGGCGGCAATCAGCATTTGTGTAACGACGTCGAGCCCACCATTGTGGGCCGTCATGGCGCCTTTGCCGACCGTATCCGCGCGCATTGGGCCTGGGCGATTGCACTGCCGGAAGGCGTTGATCCTGCCGCCGCCGGCCCGCTGTTTTGCGGTGGCATTACCGTGTTTGCGCCGCTGGTGTTGCATAACGTCAAACCGACCAGCCGCGTTGGCGTGATCGGCATTGGCGGCCTGGGGCACATGGCCATCCGCTTCATGAGCGCATGGGGCTGCGAGGTGACCGCGTTTACCTCGTCGGCGCGCAAGCATGACGAAGCCCGCCAGCTGGGCGCGCATCGGGTGGTGGTCAGCACTGATCCGGCAGAACTCAAGGCCGCCGCTGGCTCGCTGGATTTCTTGCTGGTGACCGCCAATGTCAATCTGGATTGGGACGCCATTATCGGCACGCTGGGGCCGCAAGGGCGTTTGCACTTTGTCGGCGCGGTGCCGGCGCCGGTGCCGCTGACGGTGTTTACCCTGTTGCTGAAACAGATGGATGTCTCAGGCTCGCCAACCGGCTCCCCCGCCGTGATTGCCGACATGCTGGCGTTCTGCGCCCGCCATGGCATCGTGCCGATGGTGGAGCATTACCCGGTGGCGAAAATCAACGATGCCATGCAGCATCTGCGCGACGGGAAGGCGCGGTATCGGGTGGTGCTGGATATGTAA
- a CDS encoding acyltransferase family protein — protein sequence MLRDPLLDGLKGFAVISVVFIHSVFWSGDSYTPAWLHGACLWLDVPLFFFLAGWSCSKVASPRKTWLNLWRLQWRYMAFVSVVWLGYVLSGHHLPALRLLEWYLHDYRMAAGDDVVMGSMWFMRVYLGVSAAAIALIWFHERAALTVALVLVGTLFLSQLAPDADWDTGWLPIVAFGMFYLPLFLLGYCHARQRLPWYWFALITLQAIWQLCCTPQLHDALVHLQTYKFPPQALYFACSWLSLCTLLLLTRWRPVSWLFTQEPLRWVGRNAIYVFFAQGVSATLIYAPVSLLADLQLPWYILLPPMFALNLYCALMGARLLKAVEALVMAQWPGRVPPRAVPAPVPASTKRGA from the coding sequence ATGTTACGTGATCCCTTGCTGGATGGATTGAAAGGTTTTGCCGTTATCTCTGTGGTGTTTATCCACTCGGTGTTCTGGAGTGGCGACAGTTACACCCCTGCCTGGTTGCATGGCGCTTGCCTGTGGCTGGATGTCCCGCTGTTCTTTTTCCTTGCTGGCTGGTCTTGCAGCAAGGTTGCCTCCCCGCGAAAAACCTGGCTGAACCTGTGGCGCCTGCAATGGCGCTATATGGCATTTGTGTCGGTGGTATGGCTGGGCTATGTGCTCAGCGGCCATCATCTGCCTGCCTTGCGTCTGCTGGAATGGTACCTGCATGACTACCGCATGGCCGCGGGCGATGACGTGGTTATGGGCTCGATGTGGTTCATGCGCGTTTACCTGGGCGTCAGCGCGGCCGCCATTGCCCTGATCTGGTTTCATGAACGCGCTGCGCTGACCGTGGCGCTGGTGCTGGTCGGCACCTTGTTCCTGTCACAACTGGCGCCGGATGCAGACTGGGACACGGGCTGGTTGCCCATTGTGGCGTTCGGCATGTTTTATCTGCCGCTGTTCCTGCTGGGCTATTGCCACGCCAGACAACGCCTGCCCTGGTACTGGTTTGCGCTGATTACATTGCAGGCGATCTGGCAGTTGTGTTGCACACCGCAGTTGCACGATGCGCTGGTTCATCTGCAAACGTACAAGTTTCCGCCGCAGGCGTTGTACTTTGCCTGTTCGTGGTTATCCCTGTGCACTTTGCTGTTGCTGACGCGCTGGCGCCCGGTGTCGTGGCTGTTCACGCAAGAACCCTTGCGCTGGGTGGGCCGCAACGCCATTTATGTGTTCTTTGCCCAGGGTGTGTCCGCCACGCTGATCTATGCGCCCGTCAGCCTGCTGGCCGATCTGCAGCTACCGTGGTACATCCTGCTGCCGCCGATGTTTGCGCTGAATCTGTACTGCGCGCTGATGGGCGCGCGTTTGCTCAAGGCAGTGGAGGCGCTCGTGATGGCGCAATGGCCAGGGCGTGTGCCGCCGCGCGCCGTCCCGGCCCCGGTGCCCGCGTCTACAAAACGCGGCGCATGA
- a CDS encoding type IV pilin protein, giving the protein MITSPRTVFRPFTLAGFTLVEVMVTIAIVAILTAVALPTYRNYIVKSHVKGAGADLVALALVMENQHQLTLTYPTGSNLGTSSSTNTTNFTAFGPAESAMFAYSASVTAGSTTAYTLTAAGRSGQVVSGCTLTLNNTNARTISVAGSQACGGLSSW; this is encoded by the coding sequence ATGATCACATCGCCCCGCACCGTATTTCGCCCCTTTACCCTTGCCGGCTTTACGCTGGTTGAGGTGATGGTGACGATCGCTATCGTCGCCATTCTGACCGCCGTGGCACTGCCAACGTATCGCAATTACATCGTCAAAAGCCACGTCAAAGGCGCGGGTGCCGATCTGGTGGCGCTGGCTCTCGTGATGGAAAACCAGCACCAACTGACACTGACTTACCCCACAGGCTCCAACCTCGGTACGAGTTCCAGTACCAACACCACCAACTTTACGGCGTTCGGCCCGGCTGAATCGGCCATGTTTGCGTATTCGGCCTCGGTCACAGCCGGTTCAACCACGGCGTATACGCTGACCGCCGCCGGCCGCAGCGGCCAGGTGGTGTCGGGCTGCACACTCACCCTGAACAACACCAACGCGCGGACGATTTCGGTTGCAGGCAGCCAGGCCTGCGGTGGCTTGTCCAGCTGGTAA
- a CDS encoding LLM class flavin-dependent oxidoreductase, translating into MTTRFKIPVSILDLSPIVAGSNPARALANTLDLAQHADRWGFHRYWLAEHHGMRGIASAATAVVIGHVAGGTRRIRVGSGGIMLPNHAPLVIAEQFGTLESLYPGRIDLGLGRAPGTDQATMRALRRDSGADGDQFPQMLDELRAYFRPDLHGGTHGIHAVPGEGLDVPIWLLGSSGFSAQLAGYLGLPFAFAGQFAPRNMKAAFELYRHTFRPSRVLEQPYAMAGINVIAADTDEHAAFLATSAQRRFLGMIRGNPGPLEEPVTNIDDYWQPHERASVMAQLGASIVGSPVTVKSKLNEFVEEYGVNEVMLNAAIFDHAERLRSYEIVSEVCELPRS; encoded by the coding sequence ATGACCACACGTTTCAAAATCCCGGTTTCGATTCTTGACCTCTCGCCCATCGTGGCGGGGTCCAACCCGGCCAGGGCACTGGCCAACACGCTTGATCTGGCCCAGCACGCAGACCGCTGGGGCTTTCATCGCTACTGGCTGGCCGAACACCACGGCATGCGTGGCATTGCCAGCGCCGCCACGGCGGTAGTGATTGGTCATGTGGCGGGTGGCACCCGCCGTATCCGGGTTGGCTCTGGCGGCATCATGCTGCCCAACCACGCGCCGCTGGTCATTGCAGAACAATTCGGCACGCTTGAATCGCTCTACCCTGGCCGGATCGACCTGGGACTTGGCCGCGCGCCGGGCACCGATCAGGCCACCATGCGCGCATTGCGGCGTGATTCCGGCGCGGATGGCGATCAGTTCCCGCAAATGCTGGATGAACTGCGCGCGTACTTCCGGCCCGATCTGCACGGCGGCACGCACGGGATTCATGCCGTGCCGGGCGAAGGCCTGGATGTGCCGATCTGGCTGCTGGGTTCGAGCGGTTTTTCGGCACAACTGGCCGGGTATCTGGGTTTGCCGTTTGCCTTTGCCGGGCAGTTTGCGCCGCGCAACATGAAGGCTGCGTTCGAACTCTATCGTCATACCTTCCGCCCGTCGCGCGTGCTGGAGCAACCGTATGCCATGGCCGGGATCAACGTGATTGCGGCCGATACCGACGAACACGCCGCCTTCCTGGCGACATCGGCCCAGCGCCGTTTCCTTGGCATGATCCGCGGCAACCCCGGCCCGCTGGAAGAACCGGTGACCAATATCGACGACTACTGGCAACCGCACGAGCGCGCGTCCGTCATGGCGCAACTGGGGGCCTCCATTGTCGGCAGCCCGGTCACCGTCAAATCAAAACTCAACGAGTTTGTTGAGGAATACGGCGTCAACGAGGTCATGCTCAATGCCGCGATCTTTGACCACGCCGAGCGCCTGCGCTCTTATGAGATCGTCTCTGAAGTCTGCGAACTGCCGCGCAGTTAA
- a CDS encoding DUF2889 domain-containing protein → MPLSPPVARQHYHTRQIQCQGFLRDDGLWDIEASITDTKGYPVSFYDGRQLPQGEPLHLMQVRLTLNDQYEIVAVEAATEHSPYTICPQIAGAYQRLVGLRIGPGFNRKVRELFKGRDGCTHITELLGPMATVAFQTVSSGLRKRETPQPAVGPRTTAQARLLTRLIDSCHGWRSDGEPVRVQFPEHYTGD, encoded by the coding sequence ATGCCACTGAGCCCGCCCGTCGCCCGTCAGCACTACCACACCCGCCAGATCCAGTGTCAGGGCTTCCTGCGCGATGACGGCTTGTGGGATATCGAAGCGTCCATCACCGATACCAAGGGCTACCCGGTCTCGTTTTACGATGGCCGGCAATTGCCGCAGGGCGAGCCCTTGCATCTGATGCAGGTACGGCTGACGCTGAACGATCAATACGAGATCGTCGCCGTTGAAGCCGCGACCGAGCACTCGCCGTACACCATTTGTCCGCAGATTGCGGGTGCCTACCAGCGCCTTGTGGGCTTGCGCATCGGCCCGGGGTTCAACCGCAAAGTGCGGGAGCTCTTCAAGGGCCGCGATGGCTGTACGCATATCACCGAACTGCTGGGCCCGATGGCCACGGTGGCTTTCCAGACGGTGTCGTCCGGCCTGCGCAAGCGCGAGACGCCGCAACCGGCAGTCGGTCCGCGCACCACGGCGCAGGCGCGGTTGCTGACGCGGCTGATTGATTCGTGCCATGGCTGGCGTAGCGACGGCGAACCGGTGCGCGTGCAGTTCCCGGAACACTACACGGGCGACTGA